CGTCGACCAGGTGTCGCTGCGCATCGCGGCCGGCGAGAGCGTCGCCGTGGTCGGCGAGTCCGGCTCCGGCAAGACGACGCTCGCCATGGCGGCCACCGGGTTGGGTCCGCGCGGCCGGGGCGACGTCCGGCTGCTCGGCCACCAGCTCTCGGCGATCAGCCGTGCCCAGCTGCGCCGGCTGCGCCCCGAGGTGCAGGTGGTCTTCCAGGACCCGCACGGCTCGCTCGACCCCCGCCAGTCGGTCCGCTCCGGGTTACGGGAACTGCGGGCGCTGCAACCCGAGCGGACCTCCTGGATCGGCGACGCCGACCTGCTCGGCCGGGTCCGGCTCGCCCCGGACCTGCTCGACCGCTACCCCCACCAGCTCTCCGGGGGCCAGGCGCAGCGGGTCTGCATCGCCCGCGCCCTGCTCATGCGCCCCCGCCTCATCGTCGCCGACGAGCCGACCTCCGGCCTCGACGTCTCCGTCCAGGCCGACGTGCTGGCCCTGCTGCGGCAGATCCGGACGACCACCGGCGCGGCGCTGCTGATGATCAGCCACGACCTGGCCGTGGTCCGCTCGCTCTGCGACGTCGTGCACGTGATGTACCGGGGCCGGGTCGTCGAGTCGGGGCCGTGCGACCGGGTCTTCGACACCCCCGACAACGACTACACCCGCGAACTGCTCGCCGCGATGCCCGGCGCGCGCTGGAGGTCCCGCCGATGAAGGCCCGCACCGTACGCCGCATCGGCGGCCGGCTCGCGTCGCTGTTCGCCTCGCTGCTCATCGCGCTCAGCCTGGCGTTCCTGCTCGGCCGGCTCTCCGGCGACCCGACCGCCACCATCCTCGGCCCGATGGCCCCACCCGAGCAACGCGAGGCGCTGCGCCACCAGCTCGGCCTGGACCTGCCCGTCGCCGTCCAGTACCTCGACTATCTCAAGGGCGTCCTGACCGGCGACCTCGGCCAGTCGTTGCAGTTCTACCAGTCCAACACCTCGATGATCGCCGACCGGCTCCCGTTCACCCTGCAACTCGTCGGTGCCGGCATGGCCCTCGCCCTGCTGGTCGGCATCCCGCTCGGGGTGCTCGCGGCGACCCGGGAGGGCACCTGGTGGGACCGGGCGGCCTCCACCCTGGCCCTGCTCGGCCAGTCGGTGCCGGTGTTCTGGTTCGGGATGATGCTGGTGGTGCTGTTCGCCGTCAAGCTCGGCTGGCTGCCCGCCGGCCAGTCCGGCAGCCCGAAGCACCTGATCCTGCCCGCGCTCACCATGTCGGTCTACCCGATGGCGCACATCGCCCGGCTCACCCGGGCCTCGATGAGCGACGCGCTGGCCGAGCCGTACATCGACGCCGCCCGCGCCCGGGGCGTCAGCACCCGCCGGGTGGTGTGGCGGCACGCGTTCACCAACGCGATGATGCCGATCCTGACGATCGTGGTGCTGCAGACCGGCATCCTGCTCTCCGGCGCGGTCGCCGTCGAGTACGTCTACTCCTGGCCGGGTCTCGGGCAGCTCGCCCTGCAGGCCATCCAGTTCCGCGACTTCCCGCTGGTGCAGGCGATCGTCGTGTTCGGCGCGCTGGTCTTCGTCGTGCTGAACCTGCTCGTCGACGTCCTGCACTCGATCGTCGACCCGAGGGTGCGGTGAGCATGAGCCAACTCGAACTCGATCCGGTCACCGCCGCGGTGCCGCCGCCCCGGCGGGCCACCCGTCGCCGGCGTACCTCGGTGTTCTGGCTGGCCCTGCCGCTGGCGGTGACCGCCGTCGCGGTGTTCGTGCTGCCGCTGACCGGGCTGCTGCCCGACGCCGGCCAGGACCTCGACGCGACCCGCCGGCCGCCCGCGTTCCTGGCCGGCGGCGACTGGGCGCACCCGCTCGGCACCGACAAGCTCGGCCAGGACCTGCTCACCCAGTTCGTCTCGGCCGGTCGGCTGACCATCGTGATCGGCCTGGTCGGCGCGCTCGTCGCGATCGGCCCCGGCACGCTGCTCGGCCTGCTGGCCGGCTACTTCCGGGGCTGGGTCGACCGGGTCATCTCGATCCTCATCGACGCCCAGCTCGCCCTGCCGTTCATCCTGGTCGCCCTCGCCATCATCGCCAACCGGGGCAGCTCGCTGCCGGTGCTGTTCCTGGTGCTGGCGCTCACCGGCTGGGCGGTGTGCGCCCGGGTCACCCGCTCCGCCACCCTGGCCATCCGGGAACGCCAGTTCGTCGTCGGCCTGCGCGCCGCCGGCGCGTCCGAGCCCCGGATCGTGTTCCGGCACATCCTGCCCAACCTCGCCGGCACCATCGTCGCCCTCGGCACCCTCCAGGTCGGCACCGCGATCCTGGTGGAGAGCGCGCTGAGCTTCCTCGGCCTGGGCGTGGTGCCGCCGATGAACAGCTGGGGCTCGATGCTCGCCTCGGGCCAGGACGAGCTGAGCCAGGCCTGGTGGATCGCCTTCTTCCCCGGCCTCGCCATCACCGGGCTGGTGCTGCTGGTGAACCTGCTCGGCGACGCCCTGCTCACCCACCACGACCCACGGAAGAGGCGGCGATGAGCGCCCTGCTGGAAGTCCGCGGGCTGTCCATCACCGCCCGGCTCGCCGTCGACGACCTGCGGCTGCTCGACGACGTCGACCTGGAGATCCGCCGCGGTCAGATCGTCGGCGTGGTCGGCGAGTCCGGCAGCGGCAAGACCACCCTGGCCCGCGCCGTCGTCGGCCTGCTCGACCGCAACGTCCGGGTCGACCACGGCACCGTCGCGGTCGCCGGCGAGCAGGTGGTGGCCCCCGGCGTCGACCGGACCGACCGGGTCCGGGGCAGCGCCGTCGGCATGGTGTTCCAGGACGCGTCACGGTCGTTGAACCCGCTGATGAGGGTCCGCACCCAGCTCGCCGAGGTGCTGCGCCGGCACGTCCGCGACATCACCCGGGCCGAGGTGGAGCGCCGCTCGGTGGAGGTGCTGGCGCAGATGCGGATCGACGATCCCGGCCGGGTGCTGGCCAGCTATCCGCACCAGCTCTCCGGTGGCCTGCGGCAGCGGGTCGCCATCGGGCTCGCCGTGGTCACCCGCCCCGCGCTGGTGATCGCCGACGAGTGCACCACCGCCCTGGACGTCACCACCCAGACCAAGGTCGTCGACCTGTTCCGCACCCTGGTCGACGAACTCGGCATCGGCCTGCTCTTCGTCACCCACGATCTGATGCTCGCCAGCGACCTGTGCGACCGGATCGCGGTGATGAGCGGCGGCCGGGTCGTCGAACAGGGCGACGCGCTGACCGTGCTGGACCACCCGCGGCAGGACTACACCCGCCGCCTGCTCGCCGCCATCCCCTCGTGGAGCTGAAGGAGAACCCGCGACCCATGCCCGAGCAACCCGGCATCGACGCCTACGCGGCCTACCTCCCGGCGTACGCGCTCGACGACAACAGGCTCGACCCGACCACCCCGGCCCGTGCCGGCGGCCCCGCCCGCAGCGTCGCCGGCCACGACGAGGACGCCGTCACCATGGCCGTCGAGGCGTTGCGGCACGTCGCCGCCGCCACCCCGGCCGGCCGGCACCTGCTGCTGGCCACCACCAACGCGCCCTACGAGGCGAAGACCTCCGCCGGGGTGGCGCACGAGGCGCTGGGGCTCGACCCCGGCGTCACCGCGCTCGACCTGCGCGGCCACCGGGCCGGGGCGTCCGCCCTCGACCTGGCCCTGCGGGGCGTCGCCACCGCGGCCCTGGCCGACGTGCGTACCACCCGGCCCGGCGCCCCCGACGAGCTGGCCCAGGGCGACGCCGCCGCGGCGTTCGTCGGCGGCCGGCGGGCCGCCGTGCTCCTCGCCCGCGCCGGCCACACCGCCGAGGTGCTGGACCGCTGGCGACTGCCCGGGGAACGGCACGACCGGGTCTGGGACGAACGGTTCACCGCCGAGATCCTGGTCGCCGCCGGCCTGCACACCGCCCACCGGGCCCTGGCCGAGGCGTCCCTGGACACCGTCGACCAGGTGGTCGTGTCGTCGTCGAACCCGCGCGCCGCGGCGGCGCTGCGCAAGGCGCTCGGCGGCGCGACAGCGCTGCGCACAGCGTCTGGCGGCGCGACAGCGCTGCGCACAGCGTCTGGCGGCGCGGGTCAGGACGCGGCCGTCGAACGGGCCACCG
Above is a window of Micromonospora rifamycinica DNA encoding:
- a CDS encoding zinc ribbon domain-containing protein, with the protein product MPEQPGIDAYAAYLPAYALDDNRLDPTTPARAGGPARSVAGHDEDAVTMAVEALRHVAAATPAGRHLLLATTNAPYEAKTSAGVAHEALGLDPGVTALDLRGHRAGASALDLALRGVATAALADVRTTRPGAPDELAQGDAAAAFVGGRRAAVLLARAGHTAEVLDRWRLPGERHDRVWDERFTAEILVAAGLHTAHRALAEASLDTVDQVVVSSSNPRAAAALRKALGGATALRTASGGATALRTASGGAGQDAAVERATGFTGAAHPGLLLAAALDEAQPGQTILLLSATEGADAFVLRVGDGVRAARGGPSVRAQLAARQRVGYGRYLRWRGLLDVQGPARPAAPAPAAPPMHRRAGWKYRLEGSRCDACGRVTTPPGRVCASCGIVGAGTATGKVSLRERTARVVSVTRDHLTTMPEPEVAIVVADVDGGGRLSAYATDVAPGDVTVGMAMTPVFRRLWTTDSIHNYFWKLRPAPADAAPGKDTADGQ
- a CDS encoding ABC transporter permease; protein product: MKARTVRRIGGRLASLFASLLIALSLAFLLGRLSGDPTATILGPMAPPEQREALRHQLGLDLPVAVQYLDYLKGVLTGDLGQSLQFYQSNTSMIADRLPFTLQLVGAGMALALLVGIPLGVLAATREGTWWDRAASTLALLGQSVPVFWFGMMLVVLFAVKLGWLPAGQSGSPKHLILPALTMSVYPMAHIARLTRASMSDALAEPYIDAARARGVSTRRVVWRHAFTNAMMPILTIVVLQTGILLSGAVAVEYVYSWPGLGQLALQAIQFRDFPLVQAIVVFGALVFVVLNLLVDVLHSIVDPRVR
- a CDS encoding ABC transporter ATP-binding protein, coding for MSEVVQTGVPGDLARHPRTPESDTPVLEVTDLVVEHRDGGSGALFRAVDQVSLRIAAGESVAVVGESGSGKTTLAMAATGLGPRGRGDVRLLGHQLSAISRAQLRRLRPEVQVVFQDPHGSLDPRQSVRSGLRELRALQPERTSWIGDADLLGRVRLAPDLLDRYPHQLSGGQAQRVCIARALLMRPRLIVADEPTSGLDVSVQADVLALLRQIRTTTGAALLMISHDLAVVRSLCDVVHVMYRGRVVESGPCDRVFDTPDNDYTRELLAAMPGARWRSRR
- a CDS encoding ABC transporter permease: MSQLELDPVTAAVPPPRRATRRRRTSVFWLALPLAVTAVAVFVLPLTGLLPDAGQDLDATRRPPAFLAGGDWAHPLGTDKLGQDLLTQFVSAGRLTIVIGLVGALVAIGPGTLLGLLAGYFRGWVDRVISILIDAQLALPFILVALAIIANRGSSLPVLFLVLALTGWAVCARVTRSATLAIRERQFVVGLRAAGASEPRIVFRHILPNLAGTIVALGTLQVGTAILVESALSFLGLGVVPPMNSWGSMLASGQDELSQAWWIAFFPGLAITGLVLLVNLLGDALLTHHDPRKRRR
- a CDS encoding ABC transporter ATP-binding protein produces the protein MSALLEVRGLSITARLAVDDLRLLDDVDLEIRRGQIVGVVGESGSGKTTLARAVVGLLDRNVRVDHGTVAVAGEQVVAPGVDRTDRVRGSAVGMVFQDASRSLNPLMRVRTQLAEVLRRHVRDITRAEVERRSVEVLAQMRIDDPGRVLASYPHQLSGGLRQRVAIGLAVVTRPALVIADECTTALDVTTQTKVVDLFRTLVDELGIGLLFVTHDLMLASDLCDRIAVMSGGRVVEQGDALTVLDHPRQDYTRRLLAAIPSWS